In Gracilimonas sp., a single window of DNA contains:
- a CDS encoding helix-turn-helix domain-containing protein — protein sequence MLVTDLSIITLMYSCTKMGVQMNNKEIKKKRDSLKAQQAVSLLEQEIAKIRYVKDWALFVGCSKTTLNHLVKAEFNVSAKSKMKTIRFKKIKKMIREHPDFGCTAVAIESGLKNERELYKFLTRNFEINYTKLRFNLLWKKGTDSEMGR from the coding sequence ATGTTAGTAACAGATTTAAGCATCATTACTCTTATGTACAGCTGTACTAAAATGGGTGTACAAATGAATAACAAAGAGATAAAGAAAAAACGTGACTCACTGAAAGCGCAACAGGCAGTAAGTTTACTTGAGCAAGAGATAGCTAAGATTCGGTACGTTAAAGATTGGGCTTTGTTTGTGGGGTGTTCGAAGACAACACTGAATCATTTGGTTAAAGCAGAATTTAATGTATCTGCAAAGAGCAAGATGAAAACAATACGATTCAAAAAAATTAAAAAGATGATACGAGAACATCCTGATTTTGGGTGTACTGCAGTAGCTATAGAAAGCGGACTAAAAAACGAGCGAGAGTTGTATAAATTTTTAACTCGTAATTTTGAGATTAACTATACAAAATTACGATTTAACCTTTTGTGGAAGAAAGGTACTGATTCTGAAATGGGTAGATAA
- a CDS encoding type II toxin-antitoxin system VapC family toxin: MSIVLDASIAAKWIFLEEDSDKAEQLLKDHSGFLVPDLFYIEMDSLIGKKVQRRELEASDAHRKRDQVQRIAADVVYHQTLAKLAFDISISLPVTMYDALYLALAMDNQTKMWTADNRLVRGLSNTILSKHIENPLKTD; the protein is encoded by the coding sequence ATGAGTATTGTTCTCGATGCATCTATTGCTGCAAAATGGATTTTTTTAGAAGAGGATTCAGATAAAGCTGAACAACTACTGAAAGATCATTCAGGATTTCTTGTTCCTGATCTTTTTTATATAGAGATGGATTCCCTCATTGGTAAAAAAGTACAAAGAAGAGAGTTGGAGGCTTCGGATGCTCACCGTAAACGAGATCAGGTGCAACGTATAGCAGCGGATGTTGTTTATCACCAAACCTTGGCAAAACTGGCTTTTGATATATCTATTTCACTGCCTGTTACGATGTATGATGCGTTATACCTCGCTTTGGCTATGGATAATCAAACAAAAATGTGGACAGCAGATAACCGATTAGTACGTGGCCTATCGAATACTATTCTATCGAAACATATTGAAAATCCGTTAAAAACAGATTAA
- the paaD gene encoding 1,2-phenylacetyl-CoA epoxidase subunit PaaD, with product MPAIQLHTEEQIWDFLKEVTDPEIPVLNIVEMGIARKVDVGEEGKVLVKITPTYSGCPAMNAIEKLVHEKLSERGVEDFEVKLDFAETWTTDWMTEEAKTKLKNYGIAPPEETEAEDDFLKSLSSTKVVPCPFCDSFETKLVSQFGSTACKSQYFCNNCDQPFEHFKCI from the coding sequence ATGCCAGCCATCCAGCTACATACCGAAGAGCAGATTTGGGACTTCCTGAAGGAAGTGACCGATCCTGAGATCCCGGTGCTCAACATCGTGGAGATGGGAATTGCACGGAAAGTCGATGTTGGTGAAGAAGGCAAAGTATTAGTTAAAATCACTCCTACCTATTCCGGTTGTCCGGCAATGAATGCTATCGAAAAATTGGTTCATGAAAAACTGTCTGAACGAGGAGTTGAAGATTTTGAAGTGAAGCTGGATTTCGCCGAAACCTGGACGACGGACTGGATGACGGAAGAAGCCAAGACCAAGCTTAAAAACTATGGCATTGCTCCACCGGAAGAAACTGAAGCAGAAGATGATTTCCTAAAAAGCCTATCCAGCACAAAGGTTGTCCCCTGCCCTTTTTGTGATTCTTTTGAAACCAAACTGGTCAGCCAATTTGGTTCCACCGCCTGTAAATCTCAGTACTTCTGCAATAACTGTGATCAGCCTTTTGAGCATTTTAAGTGTATCTAG
- the paaB gene encoding 1,2-phenylacetyl-CoA epoxidase subunit PaaB: protein MSDNNSNKDNWPLWEVFTQPKSGKPHEHAGSLHAADKEMALQNARDTYARRNEGVSIWVVESKHITASTPEDMGPFFDPANDKPYRHPQFYSVPRAVKKRS, encoded by the coding sequence ATGTCAGACAATAATTCTAATAAAGACAACTGGCCTCTCTGGGAGGTTTTCACACAGCCTAAATCAGGAAAGCCACACGAACATGCCGGAAGCCTTCATGCAGCCGACAAAGAAATGGCTCTCCAAAATGCGAGAGATACCTATGCCCGCAGAAATGAAGGGGTGAGTATTTGGGTGGTGGAATCAAAACATATCACGGCTTCAACGCCGGAAGATATGGGTCCATTTTTTGATCCGGCTAATGACAAGCCGTACCGGCATCCGCAATTTTACAGTGTACCAAGAGCAGTTAAGAAGAGGTCTTAG
- the paaZ gene encoding phenylacetic acid degradation bifunctional protein PaaZ — protein MIKVHSYIQGKWLTEGEESELISAVTNEPIAQIVEADIDYKSALEYARTVGGSKLREMSIHERAFKIKFLGKYLMDRKEKYYEISTNTGATRMDSWIDIEGGLLTAFGISSKSRRELSDLPWHVEGEVERLSRKGSFMGQHICVPRRGVGVHINAFNFPVWGMLEKLAPAIIAGMPVIVKPSPTSSYLAWAVFRDIVESGILPEGTVQYIAADKPGDLLDHLNSQDMVAFTGSASTGKKLKAHPNIIANSVPFNLEADSLNCSILGEDVTPGMEEFDLFIKEVANEMTVKTGQKCTAIRRTIVPENRIDEVIEALKTRLDKTVIGDPAQNDTRMGPLASTLQAERFEEQLQQLSEITETVYTASGEQNGAFTNPRVLVCHKPMQVDNVHQLEAFGPMTTVMPYKNTQEAINLANKANGSLVGSLFTADDEIAHEITMGCAPYHGRFMVINKNSAGESTGHGSPIASLVHGGPGHAGGGEELGGARAVLHNMQRIALQGSPTTLRNIVKQHIKGAETHESDKHPFQKYFEELEVGEALTTKKRTVTDQDVEDFAELSGDHFYAHTDPEAASRSLFGKIVAHGYFILSATAGLFVHPDEGPVMLNYGLENLRFIAPVAPGDTIQAKLILKRKNVRQQKKDDKFPFGVVYWDVEVTNQDDVLVAEYTILTLIKRKHKLDIDEV, from the coding sequence ATGATTAAAGTACACAGCTATATACAAGGCAAATGGTTAACCGAAGGTGAAGAAAGTGAATTGATCAGTGCAGTCACTAATGAGCCGATTGCTCAGATAGTGGAAGCGGATATAGATTATAAGTCTGCTCTGGAATATGCGCGAACCGTGGGCGGCTCCAAACTCCGGGAAATGAGCATCCACGAAAGAGCCTTCAAAATCAAGTTCCTTGGGAAATACCTGATGGACCGAAAAGAGAAATACTATGAGATATCCACCAATACCGGAGCTACCCGGATGGACTCCTGGATCGATATTGAGGGCGGATTACTTACCGCTTTCGGAATTTCCAGTAAATCACGGCGGGAGCTATCAGACCTACCCTGGCATGTAGAAGGAGAGGTAGAGCGACTTTCCCGCAAAGGTTCTTTCATGGGGCAACATATTTGTGTTCCAAGGCGGGGTGTGGGCGTACATATTAACGCTTTTAACTTCCCGGTATGGGGAATGCTGGAAAAACTTGCTCCTGCTATTATTGCCGGAATGCCCGTGATTGTTAAACCATCTCCAACAAGTTCCTACCTTGCCTGGGCTGTTTTTAGAGACATCGTGGAATCCGGCATCCTCCCCGAGGGAACCGTGCAATACATAGCCGCCGACAAACCCGGCGACCTCCTGGATCACCTCAACAGTCAGGATATGGTGGCGTTCACCGGTTCGGCATCTACAGGAAAAAAACTAAAAGCTCATCCAAATATCATTGCCAACAGCGTACCTTTTAATTTGGAGGCTGATTCCCTGAACTGTTCTATTTTGGGAGAAGATGTTACGCCCGGAATGGAGGAATTTGATCTCTTTATCAAAGAAGTTGCCAACGAAATGACCGTCAAAACCGGACAAAAATGTACGGCTATTCGCAGGACAATTGTACCGGAAAATAGAATAGATGAAGTCATTGAAGCCCTGAAAACCCGGCTGGACAAAACCGTTATAGGCGATCCGGCTCAGAACGACACCCGGATGGGGCCGCTTGCAAGCACCCTTCAAGCCGAACGATTTGAAGAACAACTTCAGCAATTATCCGAAATTACAGAAACCGTTTATACTGCCAGCGGGGAACAAAACGGGGCTTTTACAAATCCAAGAGTACTGGTTTGTCATAAGCCAATGCAGGTAGATAATGTTCACCAGCTGGAAGCCTTTGGCCCTATGACCACTGTGATGCCTTACAAGAATACCCAAGAGGCCATTAACCTGGCCAACAAAGCCAATGGCTCGTTAGTCGGATCGCTTTTTACCGCCGATGATGAAATTGCTCATGAAATCACAATGGGTTGTGCTCCTTATCACGGCCGTTTCATGGTCATCAACAAAAACTCGGCTGGAGAATCTACCGGCCATGGCTCCCCCATTGCCTCCCTGGTTCACGGTGGCCCTGGTCATGCCGGAGGTGGAGAGGAACTGGGTGGAGCAAGAGCCGTTCTTCACAACATGCAGCGCATTGCCTTGCAGGGTTCACCGACTACACTTCGAAATATCGTTAAGCAGCATATTAAAGGAGCGGAAACACATGAATCTGACAAACACCCGTTTCAAAAATATTTTGAGGAGCTGGAAGTTGGAGAAGCATTAACTACAAAAAAGCGCACGGTCACTGACCAGGATGTGGAAGATTTCGCAGAACTAAGCGGTGATCATTTTTATGCGCACACTGATCCTGAAGCAGCTTCAAGATCCCTTTTTGGTAAAATTGTTGCTCATGGTTATTTCATTTTATCCGCCACAGCAGGATTATTTGTCCATCCTGATGAAGGGCCGGTCATGCTGAATTATGGTTTAGAAAACCTCCGGTTTATAGCTCCTGTGGCTCCCGGTGACACCATTCAGGCTAAGTTGATATTAAAACGGAAGAATGTCCGCCAGCAGAAAAAGGATGATAAATTTCCTTTCGGAGTGGTTTATTGGGATGTGGAAGTGACCAATCAGGATGACGTGTTGGTTGCCGAGTATACCATACTGACATTGATAAAGAGAAAACATAAGTTGGATATTGATGAGGTCTAA
- the paaA gene encoding 1,2-phenylacetyl-CoA epoxidase subunit PaaA produces the protein MENQEKLDEFQARIDAGEKIEPKDWMPERYRQQLIRMMSQHAHSEIVGMLPEGNWIERAPSLKRKLVLLAKVQDEAGHGLYLYSATETLGIDRSELVDQYLYGSAKYSSIFNYPTMTYADICAIGWLVDGAAIVNQTMLARSSYGPYSRANVRICKEESFHKKQGYEMLAKMASGTPEQQKMAQDSVNRWWWPSLMMFGPHDSDSPNSAELIKWQVKLKTNDELRQHFVDRMVMEAEAIGVTLPDPDLEYNEETGHWDFGDIPWDEFWNVVKGNGIMNRERIKARRKAHEEGEWVREAANAYARKKKLQQEKAS, from the coding sequence ATGGAAAACCAAGAAAAATTAGACGAATTTCAAGCCCGCATTGATGCGGGCGAAAAGATCGAACCCAAGGACTGGATGCCTGAGCGGTATCGGCAGCAATTGATCAGGATGATGAGTCAGCACGCTCACTCCGAAATTGTGGGTATGCTTCCGGAAGGAAACTGGATCGAACGGGCTCCATCCCTGAAAAGAAAACTGGTGCTCCTGGCCAAGGTGCAGGATGAGGCCGGCCACGGACTCTATCTCTACAGTGCTACCGAAACACTGGGCATTGACCGGAGTGAACTTGTTGATCAATATCTGTACGGAAGTGCTAAATACTCCAGCATTTTCAACTACCCGACTATGACCTACGCCGACATCTGTGCGATCGGCTGGCTGGTGGATGGAGCGGCTATTGTAAATCAAACCATGCTGGCGCGTTCTTCTTACGGGCCTTACTCACGAGCAAACGTTCGTATTTGTAAGGAAGAAAGTTTCCACAAGAAGCAGGGATATGAGATGCTCGCCAAAATGGCTTCCGGAACCCCTGAGCAGCAAAAAATGGCCCAGGATTCTGTCAACCGCTGGTGGTGGCCAAGTTTAATGATGTTCGGCCCGCACGATTCTGATTCTCCAAACAGTGCCGAGCTCATCAAATGGCAAGTGAAATTAAAAACCAATGACGAACTCCGTCAGCATTTTGTGGATCGTATGGTGATGGAAGCTGAAGCAATCGGCGTTACCCTCCCCGATCCGGACCTGGAATACAATGAAGAAACCGGCCATTGGGACTTTGGTGACATCCCCTGGGATGAATTCTGGAACGTGGTGAAAGGCAACGGCATCATGAATCGCGAGCGAATTAAAGCCCGACGAAAAGCCCATGAAGAGGGCGAATGGGTTCGGGAAGCGGCTAATGCCTACGCCCGGAAGAAGAAACTACAGCAAGAAAAAGCATCGTAA
- the paaI gene encoding hydroxyphenylacetyl-CoA thioesterase PaaI, which produces MNKESHSIINHMLSNDAFSRWMGIEVLESEPGYCKLSMTIRKEMTNGFGVCHGGITFSFADSALAFASNSRGPISLALENNINFTKKVSVGDILTAETEELQNGRTIGVYKVSISNQNDELVAEFRGTVYRTGKSHSIE; this is translated from the coding sequence ATGAATAAAGAATCACATTCCATAATAAACCACATGCTCTCCAATGATGCCTTCTCCCGGTGGATGGGGATTGAGGTTCTGGAGTCGGAACCGGGTTACTGTAAGCTGTCCATGACTATTCGAAAAGAAATGACCAATGGATTTGGGGTTTGCCATGGTGGAATCACATTCTCCTTTGCAGACAGTGCCCTTGCTTTTGCATCAAATTCCAGAGGCCCCATTTCACTTGCCCTGGAGAATAATATAAACTTTACAAAGAAAGTCAGTGTTGGAGATATACTCACGGCTGAAACCGAGGAACTTCAAAATGGCCGAACTATTGGCGTTTATAAAGTCAGCATCTCCAATCAAAATGACGAGCTGGTAGCTGAGTTCCGAGGCACGGTCTATCGAACGGGAAAAAGTCATAGTATTGAGTAG
- a CDS encoding four helix bundle protein has protein sequence MHQFKELTVWQKAVDLATDAYRYTKNFPAEEKFGLTSQIRRSVVSISSNIAEGAGRKSKKEFKHFLHIAYGSASELENEHYKMLSEKITEIQKMIYSLSKSLK, from the coding sequence ATGCATCAGTTTAAAGAACTAACCGTTTGGCAAAAAGCAGTAGATCTTGCTACTGATGCCTATCGGTACACTAAAAATTTTCCAGCCGAGGAAAAATTCGGCCTTACTTCACAAATAAGGAGAAGTGTAGTATCTATCAGCTCAAATATTGCTGAAGGAGCTGGAAGAAAATCGAAAAAAGAATTCAAACATTTTTTACATATAGCTTATGGATCAGCCTCAGAACTAGAAAATGAACATTATAAAATGCTATCAGAAAAGATCACCGAAATTCAAAAGATGATTTATTCACTTTCAAAGTCATTGAAATAA
- a CDS encoding DUF4260 domain-containing protein encodes MNIELTKNIKILLVLEELLLFMGSVILFGMATSYGWWMFALLFFLPDASFAGYLISTKVGSWFYNILHHKGIMIGLILAGYFAEIDLLLAVGIVFLGHSAFDRVFGYGLKFSDDFKHTHLGRIGN; translated from the coding sequence ATGAATATTGAACTCACAAAAAATATCAAAATCCTCCTCGTTCTTGAAGAATTGCTGCTTTTTATGGGATCGGTCATTTTATTTGGAATGGCGACCTCTTATGGATGGTGGATGTTTGCTCTTTTATTCTTTCTCCCGGATGCATCCTTTGCCGGATATCTCATCAGCACAAAAGTCGGTTCCTGGTTCTACAACATCCTTCACCACAAAGGAATTATGATCGGGCTGATTTTAGCAGGATATTTTGCTGAAATTGACCTTCTATTGGCTGTTGGAATTGTATTTTTAGGACATTCGGCTTTTGATCGCGTTTTCGGCTACGGGCTTAAATTCTCCGATGATTTTAAGCATACACACCTTGGAAGGATTGGTAATTAA
- the pcaF gene encoding 3-oxoadipyl-CoA thiolase → MDAYIIDGIRTPIGKLKGSLSPIRADDLAAIPIKELIKRNPKIDLETIEDVILGCANQAGEDNRNVARMASLLAGIPTSVPGETVNRLCASGMSATVKAYHAIKAGEGDLFVTGGVEHMTRGPIVLGKGSSPYSGTTEMHDSTFGWRFINPKMEEMYGTDGMGMTAENVVEMHNISREDQDKFAAWSQQKAGAARDSGRLAKEIVPVEIPRRKQNPYLFEHDEFMRPDTTAEVLAKLRPAFKKDGTVTAGNASGLNDGAGALLIASDQAVKDFGLKPKARIVAHAVSGIEPRIMGLGPVEAAQKVLKRAGMKLDDMDVIELNEAFAGQSLGVTRMLEMDDDDDRLNPNGGAIALGHPLGMTGQRLLQTATIELHEKDSHKYALCMLCVGVGQGMAVILEKT, encoded by the coding sequence ATGGATGCATACATCATTGACGGAATCAGAACCCCAATCGGAAAACTAAAGGGCTCGCTTTCTCCTATTCGGGCTGACGATCTTGCTGCTATCCCTATTAAGGAACTCATTAAGCGTAATCCAAAAATCGATTTGGAAACGATTGAGGACGTGATACTCGGTTGTGCCAATCAAGCCGGAGAGGATAACCGGAATGTGGCCCGAATGGCTTCATTGTTAGCCGGAATTCCAACTTCAGTACCGGGTGAAACAGTAAACCGATTATGTGCTTCCGGAATGAGCGCGACGGTAAAAGCTTATCACGCCATCAAAGCCGGTGAAGGGGATTTGTTTGTTACCGGCGGCGTGGAACACATGACCCGCGGCCCCATTGTTCTCGGGAAGGGATCATCTCCATACTCAGGAACTACCGAAATGCATGACTCTACTTTTGGATGGAGATTCATCAACCCAAAAATGGAAGAAATGTACGGAACTGACGGGATGGGAATGACGGCTGAGAATGTTGTTGAAATGCACAACATCAGCCGCGAAGATCAGGATAAGTTCGCGGCCTGGAGTCAGCAGAAAGCTGGTGCTGCCCGCGACTCAGGGCGTCTTGCTAAAGAAATTGTACCGGTAGAGATTCCTCGCAGAAAACAGAATCCATACCTGTTTGAGCATGATGAATTCATGCGTCCCGATACCACGGCTGAAGTACTTGCCAAGCTTCGTCCGGCCTTTAAGAAAGACGGAACCGTAACGGCTGGAAACGCATCCGGACTAAATGACGGTGCCGGAGCCTTATTGATTGCTTCTGATCAAGCCGTGAAAGATTTTGGATTGAAACCCAAAGCCCGAATTGTGGCTCATGCCGTTTCAGGAATTGAACCGCGAATTATGGGACTGGGCCCGGTTGAAGCAGCTCAAAAAGTATTGAAACGAGCTGGAATGAAATTAGACGATATGGATGTCATTGAATTGAACGAAGCTTTTGCAGGGCAATCTCTCGGCGTAACCCGAATGTTGGAAATGGATGACGACGATGACCGGCTCAATCCTAACGGCGGAGCAATTGCACTTGGGCATCCCCTGGGAATGACCGGACAACGATTACTGCAAACAGCTACCATAGAACTTCACGAGAAAGATTCTCATAAGTATGCATTGTGTATGTTGTGTGTTGGTGTTGGCCAAGGGATGGCAGTTATTCTCGAAAAAACTTAG
- a CDS encoding enoyl-CoA hydratase-related protein, translating into MITTELTNGIFTITLNRPDKLNSFNFEMGTQLKEALMEAESNDEIRCVLLTGEGRAFCAGQDLAEATEVSEDPERDLSEIVHHTYIPIIKGIRQLEKPVICAVNGTAAGAGANIALACDIVIASEDAKFIQSFSQIGLIPDSGGTYILPRLIGLARATALTFLGEKVSAREAVEMGMIWKSYPADEFMEQAQSIAEKLTKMPTRGFGLTKRGFNAGFSNDLESQMKLEAKLQAEAGETHDYNEGVHAFLEKRKPNFKGQ; encoded by the coding sequence GTGATCACTACTGAACTTACCAATGGCATCTTTACCATCACCCTAAATCGGCCTGACAAACTAAACAGTTTCAATTTCGAGATGGGTACTCAATTGAAAGAAGCATTGATGGAAGCCGAATCAAACGATGAAATTCGATGTGTGCTGCTTACCGGAGAAGGACGTGCTTTTTGTGCCGGACAAGATCTCGCCGAAGCTACTGAGGTCTCCGAAGATCCTGAACGTGATTTAAGTGAGATAGTACATCACACCTACATTCCTATCATAAAAGGAATTCGACAACTGGAGAAACCGGTGATTTGTGCGGTAAATGGAACCGCAGCCGGTGCAGGAGCCAATATCGCCCTTGCCTGTGATATTGTGATAGCCAGCGAGGACGCCAAGTTCATTCAATCCTTCTCACAAATTGGATTGATTCCGGACAGTGGCGGAACATATATTTTGCCCAGGTTAATTGGATTGGCGCGAGCCACAGCACTCACTTTTTTGGGTGAAAAAGTCTCTGCCCGGGAAGCCGTAGAAATGGGGATGATCTGGAAATCCTATCCTGCTGATGAGTTCATGGAACAAGCTCAATCTATTGCAGAGAAACTGACTAAAATGCCGACTCGCGGTTTTGGCCTCACCAAACGAGGCTTCAATGCCGGATTCTCCAATGATCTGGAATCTCAAATGAAACTGGAGGCTAAACTCCAGGCCGAGGCAGGTGAAACCCATGATTATAATGAAGGGGTTCATGCATTTCTGGAGAAGCGAAAGCCAAACTTCAAAGGTCAATAG
- a CDS encoding transferase hexapeptide repeat family protein, translated as MAIYEFNGYKPVVHETAFVHPQAAVTGNVIIGKDVYIGPGAAIRGDWGKIVIKDGCNVQENCTLHMFPGVTVILEEGAHVGHGAIIHGAELGENCLIGMNAVVMDNVKVGKESIIGALAFVSEGMEIPDRKVVAGNPAKIVKDVTDEMAIWKTKGTELYQQLPKELHETLKECEPLRKVPKDREDQKMGYETWGEKKSELRSQNSE; from the coding sequence ATGGCAATTTATGAGTTTAACGGATATAAGCCAGTTGTTCACGAAACAGCTTTTGTACATCCGCAAGCGGCAGTTACGGGAAATGTAATCATTGGTAAGGATGTGTACATCGGTCCCGGAGCCGCTATTCGTGGCGATTGGGGGAAGATCGTAATCAAGGATGGATGTAATGTGCAGGAAAATTGCACCCTCCATATGTTTCCGGGAGTGACGGTGATTTTGGAAGAGGGTGCTCATGTAGGACACGGAGCTATTATTCATGGAGCCGAACTCGGTGAAAATTGTCTTATCGGGATGAATGCGGTTGTCATGGATAACGTAAAAGTGGGCAAGGAATCGATAATCGGTGCTTTGGCTTTTGTCTCGGAAGGGATGGAAATTCCCGATCGAAAAGTAGTGGCTGGAAATCCGGCAAAGATCGTGAAAGATGTAACCGATGAAATGGCCATTTGGAAAACCAAAGGCACGGAACTCTATCAACAACTTCCCAAAGAATTGCACGAAACTTTAAAGGAATGTGAGCCGTTGCGTAAGGTTCCGAAAGATCGTGAAGATCAGAAAATGGGATATGAGACGTGGGGAGAAAAGAAATCAGAACTCAGGAGTCAGAACTCAGAATAG
- a CDS encoding 3-hydroxyacyl-CoA dehydrogenase NAD-binding domain-containing protein, with protein sequence MIPKDTKIGVVGAGTMGTGIAQVAATQGHQVYLYDAYPQQLEKAKTGLESILARQVEKERMTQKEIDGILDRIQFVDSITMFGDCGFVIEAIVEDLDIKKDTFARLEGIVSKDCVLASNTSSLSIAAISSALKKPERFLGVHFFNPAPLMKLVEIIPGIATGENVFQSTKTFVKEWDKITVSGKDTPGFIVNRVARPFYGEALRIYEEGIADAATIDWAMKEIGGFRMGPFELMDLIGHDVNYEVTCSVFEAFYYDPRFKPSFAQKRMVEAGWLGRKTGRGFYDYREGAKNPEPDKDKELGTKIFDRILTMLINEACDAVFMNIASIEDVDLAMQNGVNYPKGLLKWGDEIGLKNILDRMTALQVKYREDRYRPNPLLKKMVAEQISFYK encoded by the coding sequence ATGATACCTAAAGATACCAAGATCGGCGTGGTCGGCGCCGGAACCATGGGAACAGGAATTGCCCAAGTCGCTGCTACCCAAGGACACCAAGTCTATTTATATGATGCTTATCCACAACAATTGGAAAAGGCCAAGACAGGCTTGGAAAGTATTCTGGCCCGGCAGGTTGAGAAAGAACGAATGACCCAAAAAGAAATTGATGGGATTTTAGATCGTATCCAGTTTGTAGACAGCATTACCATGTTTGGGGACTGTGGCTTTGTAATTGAAGCTATTGTCGAAGACCTGGATATCAAAAAAGACACGTTTGCCCGTTTGGAAGGTATTGTCTCAAAAGATTGTGTGCTCGCTTCTAATACCTCTTCCCTATCCATTGCCGCCATTTCATCTGCATTAAAGAAACCTGAGCGATTTTTAGGTGTACATTTTTTCAATCCGGCTCCACTGATGAAATTAGTGGAAATTATTCCGGGCATTGCTACGGGTGAGAATGTATTTCAATCCACTAAAACATTTGTCAAAGAATGGGATAAAATTACTGTTTCCGGAAAAGATACCCCCGGATTTATCGTGAATCGTGTAGCGAGGCCTTTTTACGGGGAGGCACTGAGAATTTATGAAGAAGGCATTGCTGATGCCGCCACTATCGACTGGGCCATGAAAGAAATCGGTGGGTTCCGCATGGGGCCTTTTGAGTTGATGGACCTCATTGGTCACGATGTGAATTATGAAGTAACCTGTTCTGTATTTGAAGCATTTTATTATGACCCCCGGTTCAAACCCTCCTTTGCCCAAAAACGCATGGTAGAAGCCGGCTGGTTAGGAAGAAAAACAGGGCGTGGATTTTATGATTACCGGGAAGGCGCCAAGAACCCTGAACCTGATAAAGACAAAGAATTGGGTACAAAGATTTTTGATCGCATTTTAACAATGCTGATTAATGAAGCCTGTGATGCTGTTTTTATGAATATTGCATCTATTGAAGATGTCGATCTTGCAATGCAAAACGGAGTAAACTATCCCAAAGGCTTACTGAAATGGGGAGATGAGATCGGATTGAAAAATATTCTTGACCGAATGACCGCTCTTCAAGTAAAGTACCGGGAAGATCGATATCGGCCAAATCCATTGCTAAAGAAAATGGTGGCAGAGCAGATAAGTTTTTATAAATAA
- the paaC gene encoding 1,2-phenylacetyl-CoA epoxidase subunit PaaC codes for MTTETKELTKQEAFLIYLLRLADDRLILGQRMSEWCGHGPQLEEDLAMANMALDLIGHATALYEYAAEIEDEGHDEDYFAYFRDDREFTNLQLCELPKGDFGFTMARQFLFSAFSYFQYDRLKDAKDEQFSGMISKHLKEIKYHLRHSREWVLRLGDGTEESHERIQEAFDELWMYLDELFYMDDVDELMIKEGLGVDSSEFKKEWKKLVEETLTEATLTVPDWDQFMMSGSRKGIHTEHLGHMLAQMQFLRRSYPDAEWK; via the coding sequence ATGACTACTGAAACCAAAGAATTAACAAAACAAGAAGCGTTCCTAATCTACCTGCTGCGGCTGGCAGATGACCGTCTTATACTTGGTCAACGAATGTCAGAATGGTGTGGGCACGGACCTCAGCTTGAAGAAGATCTGGCTATGGCCAATATGGCCCTGGATCTGATCGGTCATGCTACGGCACTGTATGAATATGCAGCAGAGATCGAAGATGAAGGTCATGATGAAGATTATTTTGCCTACTTCCGGGATGACCGAGAGTTTACGAATTTGCAGTTATGTGAGCTCCCAAAGGGTGATTTTGGATTTACCATGGCTCGTCAATTCCTGTTCAGTGCATTCAGTTATTTCCAGTATGACCGATTGAAAGATGCCAAAGATGAGCAATTCAGCGGGATGATCAGCAAACACCTGAAAGAAATTAAATATCACCTGCGTCACTCGCGCGAATGGGTATTACGATTGGGCGATGGAACCGAAGAAAGCCATGAACGCATTCAGGAAGCTTTTGATGAACTTTGGATGTACCTGGATGAGCTTTTTTATATGGATGATGTGGACGAGCTGATGATTAAAGAAGGTCTTGGTGTTGATTCATCCGAATTCAAAAAAGAATGGAAGAAATTGGTTGAAGAAACGTTAACAGAAGCAACACTTACCGTTCCTGACTGGGATCAATTTATGATGAGCGGGAGCCGAAAAGGAATTCATACTGAGCATTTAGGTCACATGCTGGCTCAGATGCAGTTTTTGCGGCGTTCATATCCTGATGCGGAGTGGAAATAG